The Sander vitreus isolate 19-12246 chromosome 24, sanVit1, whole genome shotgun sequence genome segment CATTTGCATCATtgtaacaacacacacatcttGGTTGAGCTCTAATTTAGACTTGATAGTAGACAGAATGTAACATTGTTGCATTATCAAGTACAGGAAGTCAGTGGACACGAGAATACTGGCCTGCTTAACGGCCCATCCACAAATATGGAAGCTTCTCTTAACATAACTGTTAAGAGAAGTTTCCATATTTGACAGGCTGGGCTTTCAGACATTGTTAAAGATTCCTTACCCAAGTCAACCCTTCACTCCCCCCTCTAGGTGAGCCTGCAACATACAAGAACAGGGGCGACTTTGAAAGCGATATAGGCATCAGGAAGGCCTGTCGTTTTTCCAGGACACTGCTGGGACCCTGCTCTGGCATCGAGGACCGCGAGTTTGGTTTCAAGGACGGCAAGCCCTGCCTGATTGTAAAGCTCAACAGGGTTGTCAACTTTCGTCCAAAggtaattttaaatgaataagcCTGTTTGCAAATGGAGTCACGTTTTGTTGGGGACAAAGAGTCAAAATTGTTGTTGCAAGAAGTTGAGCACCAGACTGAAAATGTCATTTGAGTATTATAAGGTTACCAGTTGTTTTTAAAGAGCATTAGCAGATTAGATTGTGACTATAAGTTATTGATTTTGCCAGCGACTGATCCAGTGTTAAAGAAGAGTCTCTAGCTCACCCAAGGAGAGTTGCTCACTAACTCTTAGAATGTAATCGGATGCCCAAGCCCTGTTCCATTTCCACCTGGTATTTATCTGGATCATGGCATCTAATCACAGACCTCTGCCTGCATTGTGATCAGATCTCAATACGCGAATTGGGTAGGCCGTGCTGGCGGGCTTGTCAATTGACAGAATGTGTCTCAGATCAGTGGAAGTGATGCAGAATACCCTCAAGGCGAAGGTCACGTGACAGACGGCTGAACGCAGCCATAGGCTACCTTATACATTACTTATACTGTAAGAAGGTCGTCAGAGCTGGTGGAGAAGCTTGCTAGTTCAGCTACCCCATCAGTCATGAGATCCCTGTCTTGTACATCGTAGCGGTCCCTTGAGAAACTAAAAAGACTGTACTTAAAAACTACTGCACAGGCTcaacttatttttttctctgcagAGGAAGAGCTCATCTGTAGCTTTTTGATGGGCAGCTTGAAATAGCAGGAAGAGACTGAATCAGGTGACCTTTTGAACTTGTTGGTTCAGAATGTGTCCAAATTGCACAGACATAAATTACACCTGCTGAGATGTGATCACAATGAGAGCCAGATGTTTAGCTGTGGTCTGGTCAATCCGATCACAATACATTCTGCGCGTATCTACACTCTTATTAACGTGGGTTTTTACTTAATTGTATTAGCAGGTATGTTTTACTCAGCCAGATACAGATCAAATGTTAGTTCCAGGTAGAAGTTGGGTCTCTGTAGGAAAGACGGTAGTGTCTATGGATTTCTACTGAAGCATTTGGGTCCAGTCTACCTGgtaacttgtgttttttttgttaagacTCCTACCTCAAATGAAAGTATCCCTGAAGAGGCTCAACACAAGGTGCAGCCCAATGTCGTCCCTCTCTACTGCACCAACAAGGTACACATATTTatgagttttttgtttttttttcttcttcttcttcagattAGACCTCAGTACAAATGTATGTGGTTTTTCTTTTGCGTGTTctttgaaatatttgtgctTGCTCTGTGGTTTTGTCATTCCATACATTTGCCTCTTCTTCCTTCCAGAAAGAGGAGGATGCTGGTAAAATTGGGGAGGTTAAGTACTACGGTATCGGCGGCGGCTTCCCCCTGCAGTATTACCCCTACTACGGCAAACTGCTGCACCCTCAGTACTTGCAGCCGCTGGTGGCTCTGCAGTTCACCAACCTGACCCTGAACACTGAACTGCGTATCGAGTGCAAAGTGTTCGGAGACAACATTGGCTACAGCGACAAGGACCGCTACCAGGGACGCTTTGACATCAAGTTAACAATTAACAGTTTATGACCGACATCAGGACCATAGCACTTTACCTGGCCACCCCTCAGCCCCCTCTCCCCCTTTGTCCTTAACTAGATACAAATCTTATGTAGGAGATTATAAGTGAGAGGGGTAGGCTCTAGCGGTTAAGTCAATCACAAATAGtcttgaatgaataaatgaaagaaaatacatGATAGGGGACCGATCTTGTCTGCTTTCATCACTAGCTTCTACACCTAGCGTTAGAATGTAATTTAGAGGAAAAGTAGCAATAGGcctaataaaaatatttattcagCAGTAAATGAGACTTTTCCACAAGCCATGGGACATTGTTCATTGATGACTGTAAAGTGTAATTCCATCTCTGACATGTAGCGAGCTGTCCCCTCTGCATATCGCTGCCTTGTGTGGTTTCAGTAGATATTTTTGGAGTGTGCAAGATTAGATGCAAAATGTGGTCCTTCTGAACCACGCTGTTCCTCATTTTCCTCTGTGAGCAAGCTTTAGCAGTTCTGGGCATGTGTGCGTcagacatgaacacacactccTACTTACTTAACGATTGAAATAGTTTTGGTACACTCTTCTGATCTGTGTAAGGAAAAGGCTGCACTCCAGGGAActtctttcctcttcttatTCGTCTTTTACACCTGATTACGGGAGACTTATTTTacttttccatttttctttttttctttttttttttttctttttttttttaaatcacttaaaTGTGTGGAGGGGTTTTATTACTTGGTTTCATgccttttttacttttgattttgCCTTGGATGTAGAGTTGTGTGTCCAGCCTGTTAGACACTTTGGCCTGCTGTATGGGCGACGGTGCTAACTCAAGTTTTTGagattgatgtttttttttctgctggatTCATCACGGCGTTGTGGTGTAACTCTCTGAATGTTTTAGCCGTCAAACATGGTGGAAGAATTTTATATTTATgcagttgtacattttgtttctttgcagAATATTGTAATGTATGAATGCAATACCAAAGTGACGAGATAAAAAGTCTTTATCAGGAACAATGCAGTACTCGTTATTAGGATCTCATGTTAAAGTCTTGCCTTGCAACCTCAATGGTTAActcttaatttgtgttttggTCATGAATGTAGTTGGGTGTAGAATGAACAGGTAACAGGCAGTTTAATTCCACAATGACCTGAtttcatgcatttaaaaaaaataaaaaataaagatctaAAAGAGCTCTGTGGCTTAAGATGATTAAGGATGTTGGCTTAATATTCGATAGGATCTCATGTTGATGTGTAACACTGAAATTGAACTTTAACATCAGTCAACTTTCCATCAGTTCACCCAGCTTTGTCATATTAATCAAAGAtagaaacaaattaaaaatcATAACAAACCTttctcttgtgtttttctttttctaataaCATGACATGTTCAAAGCTACATCCTGAACCCCATCTcatcataatgttttttttcccgggGCTAGTTCCCAGCATACACTGGGTGTGGAAGACAGGGAGCGGAGCTTTCAGGCTGTGAATGAAATGTATCCTTATTTACAGCATAGATCATCtacatttattataattttttttagataCGTTATTTTCAAGATGTCTcgtaacagacacacaaacaaacagcaatacaaaaaaaaaaaagaagaacaaacGAAATAAACCTTTTCACGGCCCGTGTCTTGTGTTGGTAGCAGCTGATGTTTATCCTAGAGGAAATCTCTCTCGCACTTGTTCCTGTCACGCAGCCTTTTCCGCTGCAGTGGCGGGTACAAACGGTAGCAACCTGGCGAGAGGCACATGGCTGCAGGCCTCCACTGTGAGGTTGCTTCCAGTGCAGGCTCCACTGTTAGAACACCTCCACTGTCAGGACGGGAAGTGCAGACTTTTGTTTTGGGGGAAGAGAAGTGAGGACGTTTAAACACTGTCTATGCGTTTAATGTCGATTTCACCTGCCTTTTAATTCTAGGGAGACCAGCGAGTCAGCGTATGTCCCGAGTAGTGGTGAGTATCTGATTTTGCTTATCCACAGAAAGTAAATGCATGGTTTCTTGTGTTCTTCGTCAACATAGGTGCCGTAAAATAGTAACGTTATAGAAGTCATTAATGATGCAAATTACCGAACGTTACATGTCTGTTTGGGTTGTCGTTTTGAAGCTAAGTTGGATAACATCAAAGTTAACTTTCAATGGCGGTTAGCATCAGGGATTATTTACTTTTTAGTGCATAACGTAAAGTAAGTGTTAACATTTGTTTGTATGTAAcgttataaaacatttttgtaaactCTCCTTGCATTAGCTGAGCATCGTCACAAAGTTGAAAACGTGTCTTTCTGAACTCACAAACGTGATATGTGAGACAGCCAAGCTACCGACACGATGCAACACACCATGATGTTTTGCCAGAGGTCGACTAGCTAATTAGTGATATCACCTGTTTAAGTGCACAAGTGGAATCAAAATGTGGCAGGACTACAtggcacatttttattttattttccacatATGTTGTATACTATAGTATATAAACAAAACGAATAGTAACTGAAATTACTGAGAAATAGCATGCTTCTGCACCatcagtacttttttttttgtgatactTGAGTATATTTAGCTTCTAACATACTAAGTTACTTAAGTGTCTTGTTTTAGCCACTTTCACTTAAGTACGTTATTGAATGCCGGACTTTAACCCGTAGTGAAGTATTTACGTAGTCATTATTACTTCTTCTACATAAGTAAGGCCTCATTTACACTACCTGGTGCAAGTGGCCATTTTACCTGtaagcaaagacaaactaagTTTGCTGTATACATTAATTTGAATTGACGTTCATGTACTATAATTCAAACATGATGCAttttacaggtgctggtcatataattagaatatcatgaaaaagttgatttatttcagtaattccattcaaaaagtgaaacttgtataatgtatacattcattccacacagactgatatatttcaagtgtttatttcttttaattgtgatgattataactgacaactaatgaaaaccccaagttcagtatctcagaaaattagaatattacttaagaccaatacaaaaaaaggttttttagaaatgttggccaactgaaaagtatgaacatgaaaagtatgagcatgtacagcactcaatacttagttggggctctttttgcctgaattactgcagcaatgcggcgcggcatggagtcgatcagtctgtggcactgctcaggtgttatgagagcccaggttgctctgataatggccttcagctcttctgcattgttgggtctggcgtatcgcatcatcctcttcacaataccccatagattttctatagggttaaggtcaggcgagtttgctggccaattaagaacagggataccatggtccttaaaccaggtactggtagctttggcactgtgtgctgttggtcagcagcaggaagcatgaagtgctctaaaacttcctggtagacaactgcgttgaccttggacctcagaaaacacagtggaccaacaccagcagatgacatggcaccccaaaggaaggaaatgcaacatttactttcatcagagaacataactttggaccactcagcagcagtccagtcctttttgtctttagcccaggcgagacgcttctgacgctgtgtcttgttcaggagtggcttgacacaaggaatgcgacagctgaaacccatgtcttgcatacgtctgtgcgtggtggttcttgaagcactgacaccagctgcagtccactctttgtgaatctcccccacatttttgaatgggttttgtttcacaatcctctccagggtgcagttatccctattgcttgtacacttttttctaccacatcttttccttaccttcgcctctctattaatgtgcttggacaccgagctctgtgaacagccagcctctttagcaatgaccttttgtgtcttgccctccttgtgcaaggtgtcaacgGTCGTCTTTTGGatagctgtcaagtcagcagtctttcccatgattgtgtagcctacagaactagactgagggaccatttaaaggcccttgcaggtgttttgagttaattagctgattagagtgtgtgCATTTGCGCATCTTTTTCGAAAAAGGCAAAACCCACAAGTGATTGAAAAACGTTTTTGCGAATTTTTCCGTTTCCATTAACATTTTCTAATGCAATACTTCAAAATGcgcataaaaatacattgatggaaacatgactagtTACTAACAGTAAAGACAGTAACATACAGCATACAACAGTTATGATGATGTGGTAAGAGGTAGAGAGAATGGAGTGTATATGTCATctgtaaatgtataaatgtcGGGGTGTTCGAATGTAAGAAGgtagatatgtacagtatgttcgaAGATCTTGAGCAGGTTGACAGATGTGGTGGAGACAATAAAAGGGAAggtagaaaaacaacaaacataaatgaattaataaaattaggaggaagaaaaaaaataaataaaataaaacaataattaaagtgactatatgtaacttttacacgtttctgaaactgtgtaatgttccatctgatgatcatgaCCAGTAACAGCAAATGAGACTAACACTGAAAAGAACactattttttatatagtttttttttttttttaatgccttaGGTCCGATTTTTCTTTCCCCgtgaagtcacaaaatgatttacagcaggtagacagcgctacagagcacacattctgaagggtctaggcaaacttgattcctttcaaggattcgggttattctgagtcactcactaaactgatccgggttgtgcgagtcacttgtGAGTATTGTATGCTACATCCAAGGTGAGCTTTTAATGTGGATAAAATGCTGTGTTTCCATTTAGAATCTTTTAATTTGGAAAACGTTATAGCCATGAATGTAAACGgtctgaaagaaaaccaaatattttaaaaatgacatgaaattatatttagAAACTTTAATAGGACTtgacaaataagaaagccatccggactctgaacattcacaatgacttacaacctctttaatgtaaattccatgcgcccctttttcatgtatgtatgtatgtatgtatgtatgtatgcatgcatttaatgtttttaatgtgtatatctgtacttgaataataaagttttttgaagacaaaaaaaacacgagTTGTCGGCGAGGTGAGCTTAGTCTGCTCGCCCCAATTGCATTTTAAaaaactacatttatacaccaaacctacagtaggcctagctaggctacgtgcagaacattgtatgttatttcagaagtgaaagaatggcttttgttgttgatttgctttaccctgagcaCGAGGTGGAGACTTCGCTCACTCGCTATGCTCGCTCGtctgaatcagatccactcataACAACATGGCCGGCTGATTCGGCTGAAACGCGGGATTGACTGACTCCCGCGAGAACTCACGATTCAACAACTCACGAGTCATCGAGGACTCGTGAGTTGTCTGCGAGCCGAGGCGAACTTGTAATGTTttggactgtctgctcgacctaattgcatttaacatactacatttatacaccaaaacctacagtagacctagctaggctacatgcagaacattgtatgttatttcagaagtgaaagaatggcttttgttgtggatttgctttactCTGAGCTCAAGGAGAGACTTTAGGGTTAGGCTAACCCCTAACccatattaataaaaaaatatataaagtgtaaaaaaatcGTTTTTGAATTTGAACCAGCAAGTTGCCTTTTaagcgtctcttttttttctgcttgtggagagctacgtgacacatgaaACTATTATATCGATGAGGACTGGTGGGTTAAATCGGCCGGTATATGtctggcagacacacagctgacaacctgcaggtggaggcggtggaaGACAGTGGGACGGGTAGgctgctgtggacttgtgtcagtcccacaagcggtttcaggaaagtttGGAAGGCTGGCTACCAAAAATCGCCACATACTAGCTAATTCATTAGCATGAGGTAAACACTgtctatcagtaaacagaagtgacatggtggctggcgtctggtgtgtgcgccagtgtttgtgtgtgtgtcggcctgCTCCCACGAAGCTCCAACATGCATACGGCAGAGGAatagaagaaagtagctgcaccttcaccaaaatgaagactgaaaaacagaactattttggtacaaacatttacccGGGAACCGAAtgttgcagagacggagagtgtagtgtatggatggatggatggatggatggatgtatgtagtgtatgttaggagataacataggcacaggctaattattgctaactaaaatgctagttaacattagtaattgaacttaaacagctaatgtaagtgaaactgcctgcgagcttctgctgactgtacggtaatttgtctactatgcgacagaaagtcgcgtggttatgacacaatcgttataaaacgcctatttttacaaaatgccTGCtgcggagccataacgtgaatGCTTTTGAGTAAGCCCTGTGACCTTCCAACAAGCAATGCTTATAATGGTCACTTCAAgcaaaggctgtgtgtgtgtgtgtgtgtgtgtgtgtgtgtgtgtttccattttCCATAATGGACCTCTGTCATGCCGGGCCCTTGGATGCTTACCCAGCAGGAGCATTGGTCATATCTACCAACAGTGCTCCAGCTCATTCACCAGCACACCTCAACTCACCCCTGTGTAGCAAACACCAACAAACAAGCTCTATGGCAACAAGGCAGGCCAACCACAAATGTAACAGGAGTACATTACGAGTCAGCCCATTACCCACACTATGGGGAGTGGTTCCAGCCTGGTGATGACACAGCCACAGTGCTGGGGTGGAAGGTGATTGGAGCagctaatgaaaatgaaaagaaaacatgaactACAATTCAAATTCTGAAAATAAACATGAATGTggtgaaacattttaatttatttatttaaaaatattcacGTGTGTACTGTGAGGATGTGTCTAATGTCAGCAGTGTCACACTCGCAACACCATAATCTGATAAGATGGAGGAAGGGAGTAGTCTGGCCCCTATCTCATTCACACACTGTCAACAAGGTCAAAAGGTTATCTGTACTGATTACACTCTCATCATGTGACACAGACTCTGTGTAGTTCGGTGGCTGGAGGAGCGGCGGGGCGTTTCATCTGCAGACAGAGCAGGGATGTCCCTTTTGTCATGTGAGCTTTGGTAGATTTGTTCCTGACACACTCTGACGTTGTGCACATGATTAACTGCTGCTTCTTTTCACTTTTGTAATACCACCATTAGAACACAGCATAATTCTCTTTTCTGATTTGGCCTCCATGGGTATAGGCCCTTTTCTCCTGGGGTCCAATATATTGAGTTCACTCTAAAACTGTTGGGGATActgctatgacatgtcaaaaatgactgctgtgaaaaaggtctatatgaAACACAATCCTTGGGCCCATCCATTCATAGATGAGCATATATTTGTATTACTTCTGAACTTATCTGAACACAAGAGGGCAGCAGTGCTGCATCAGCTATATCAAATTACATGAACCTGgtgtctcatttataaacgtggcgtatgCACAAAagggggctgaaaatgtgcgtacgccacttcccacacaaaggttgtgatttataaaaaacaaacttgacgagAGACGTgggtgcggtcctccacgcaaactctgaccaatgcatacgcacattttggagacaaaataggaattggcgacgcagatggtgaggtggtgaactgaagtcggactgcagaaagtaaatgggaatagcgattactcgtaatattttcaagtattgatgcctcacgcacattgtttcactccatatcatccacgttatcatgaagattaaatccagcagtgttatttgcgcttgtactgagtgataattgttccagaaacacctccaactcaaatcttaagtAACaatttgttcttaatgtttaatcggcgctgtctcaccgtcacattgtccgctacggagcgcaggaggaggagatggcccaactgcatggaatacaggataacatcaaataccctaccattagataactgcagaacacagtgtaaataactaaatatatgtCTTTAATACGCTGCATATATTATCAgatgtcaaagtctgaaaatacagccgttaagctctcgcgcaatcgttacccttaatgtcctcgttacccttaatgtcctcgttatcagtccgaactttaatactgtttgtgacaaaacctgcatgaagaaaagtgtgtttgcctattacactttctttcgtcttcaaattgtatctcggggggGATACCACTaattgatgctgtgttggcaaggtgttaacgatcacaaattgttgtaaacatataaatgctGCGGTGACCCctccgtgcgtaatgctgcatgatggcactgctggccctgcaggaggactatgctaatggaagaatcaggagaaaaagagacttcagggaccatgatgatgactggctaatatgccgatttagattccctaaagctgagctcttggatctatgtactgaattgggtccagtagagagggcaatgcgccggaaccgtgccatcccggtccataTAGgctacaggtcctcgccactctgggggaatccggctgtttccagagggaaatgtcagagagctgaagtgtttgttttttagggctgtcagcgttaacgtgttaatcgcgatgcgatttaagggcttatcatcaagctgccacttcctcctaacacatcctgctgttgcaggctgcaggcatgatggagaaagacggcagcaatgaaatcctgaatggcgctttttattttccaaaactcccggacggctcgtagacaagtcaaaagccatatgcacgttgtgtaaagccgaattaaaatatcaccgaagcacgtcaagcttgagctaccacctacggagctaagcatagtagtacagttaacgtgatgctacccgctagcgggctaaacgggtggcaactaactgcagacctgtcagcatcgtagaggactcgggtcttaaagacgtactacggttgacctgcctcgttgccgtcgagggagacagtagtttcaccatacacataccacacggagaaagcagccacactggaactgctgcaaggtgctgcaaacgctgtctcattaacctgGACGTCagcattatttaggagttactaaacactatattgactctagtaaggatagggattttttgtttcttagttaggtacttggaggaattgtgcaataatgactcacacatttttcttttgtttacagtaaataattacaaatcttaaaatcaagttcataaagtaactttctttgcattcatttgattcccaatcaagatgcactggtaaaaattgcttttgattgttaatatgtacttaaaaactgttctgaaatgcaaaataatagaattttaatcatgtgataaaatatgcgattaatcgcgatttaactatagacattcagcgattaatcgcgattaaaaaaatgtaatcgtttgacagccctagattttttatataaatattagggctgtcaattgattaaaaaatgtaatctaattaattacatactctgattaattaatcgaaattaatcgcatacataattaacggtgcctgaaccgatactttttaagaaagtaaaaaaagaaaaggggaaaaaaaagggtactaaacaacagttggtgacattaaagaacggcttgtttattgctaaggccatatggtcaaaattaaatgatttaataataatgtataacaataacttatttcactagtaaattgctgttaacaacaaaaacaacaaccagataggaaaaggacattcacaataacttcaaatgcaccacaaggctgtagtttaccagtttcattgaacgcaccgtctgtgttgtttttccgacggcagctgcagattgttacataccggtgttgaatcctctacagtaaaacacagtcaaactttacaccgtttagcgttagctgtcagcattgtaaccgtgtttaatccagctactagctaacggtaggctaacgttagctgctgttgagtattgtgttaactagcgtcacatgcagcgggacttgtgtt includes the following:
- the atp1b1b gene encoding sodium/potassium-transporting ATPase subunit beta-1b — encoded protein: MPSNKDDGGWKKFLWNSEKGELLGRTGGSWFKIFAFYTVFYGFLAGIFIGTIQAMLLTLSDYKPTWQDRVAPPGLTHTPRSDKAEVSFNLNDMETYLPYTKALREFLAKYDDELQRDQMKYEDCGSEPATYKNRGDFESDIGIRKACRFSRTLLGPCSGIEDREFGFKDGKPCLIVKLNRVVNFRPKTPTSNESIPEEAQHKVQPNVVPLYCTNKKEEDAGKIGEVKYYGIGGGFPLQYYPYYGKLLHPQYLQPLVALQFTNLTLNTELRIECKVFGDNIGYSDKDRYQGRFDIKLTINSL